The nucleotide sequence AGTTTAGGAACTGGTCTCACCACTCTTTCTCTTTGAACCGGCCGGCGTAGGTGTGTTCAGGCTTATCCACTTTTGTTCATAGCGCAGGACACACCACGCGTGCTCGAGGGTGAACTTCTGTCCCTGATTAGAGTAGAAGATTTCATGAGCACGCTTTAACATGTCTCTGTCACACTGACCGCTGGTTGCTTGTCTCTCTGCAGCAGCGAATGCAACACAAAACTTGTTCGTCTGATCATTTATTCGGTTccacctctgcttacaatgAACATTCTCTATCTTCTCATTCATCATTGCTGCAAAGAACTCATCGACGCGTTTCCAGAAGGTCCGTAGCTTCATAGAATTGCTGACAATAGGGTCCTTTGAAGTGTTAAGCCATGCACTTATCACAACCTCATCATCACGCGGCGTCCATTTCCTTCTCACCATACGCTCCGCAGGTGTGTCCTGAGGTTGGGATGGAGCTCAAACTGTTGGGAACTGAAAGGAGGGATTT is from Brassica oleracea var. oleracea cultivar TO1000 unplaced genomic scaffold, BOL UnpScaffold01160, whole genome shotgun sequence and encodes:
- the LOC106320981 gene encoding glutathione S-transferase T3-like, translated to MVRRKWTPRDDEVVISAWLNTSKDPIVSNSMKLRTFWKRVDEFFAAMMNEKIENVHCKQRWNRINDQTNKFCVAFAAAERQATSGQCDRDMLKRAHEIFYSNQGQKFTLEHACSETPKRPEGIKAAKASRNNRKGKDIEDYKTIMEGKMEELDKKEKLSKLAILDTLLAKKDPLSESEETVKNKLLAQLF